One Mangrovimonas cancribranchiae DNA segment encodes these proteins:
- the cdd gene encoding cytidine deaminase, whose translation MKEIKIEATLMVFNNVDELPEDVAKLMAVAMEARAKAYAPYSNFSVGAALLLDNNEVISGNNQENASYPSGLCAERTAIYYAGANFPDAKVLKMAITAGSRMQPTITPIPPCGACRQAIAEYEVKQETPIEIYFMGETGKVVKSNSLADLLPLGFDKSFL comes from the coding sequence ATGAAAGAGATTAAAATAGAAGCTACATTAATGGTATTTAATAATGTAGATGAATTGCCCGAAGATGTCGCTAAATTAATGGCAGTAGCCATGGAGGCAAGGGCTAAAGCCTATGCCCCATATTCTAATTTTAGTGTTGGAGCAGCTTTATTGCTAGATAATAACGAAGTTATATCGGGTAACAATCAAGAAAATGCCTCTTATCCATCTGGACTTTGTGCCGAGCGAACTGCTATATATTATGCTGGAGCAAACTTCCCAGATGCTAAAGTGTTAAAAATGGCCATTACAGCAGGTTCAAGAATGCAGCCAACCATAACACCTATTCCGCCATGTGGCGCATGTAGACAAGCTATTGCAGAATACGAAGTAAAACAAGAAACCCCTATAGAAATTTATTTTATGGGAGAAACAGGTAAAGTGGTTAAGTCTAATTCGCTAGCAGACTTATTACCTTTAGGGTTTGATAAGTCCTTTCTATAA
- the porU gene encoding type IX secretion system sortase PorU codes for MKKKLILFVFLVSTYVHAQQKQFEIQWDGYQTLFTSSYKVEVPFFNKENFNYNAIDGLQFITQWQSGFINEASVSVDNVTYETISRAQLKDVDVSTIPNNLRFSAKNTEARGVSGVEFKLSPIIKLNNNSFKRVTSFTVDYNLGSYNRNASNRQNIDDSALSTGQWFKFYIDKTGVFRLSKSFLSNLGVNVNDIDPRTIKLYGNGGNMIPYSNALPQSYDVRENAIRVVGESDGVFNDNDYILFYGQGPKSWDVEKGTHVNCYTNRTYYYINISPGLGKRIQPFIQPTGNVDMVINTFHDYQFHESDEFNLVRVGRRWFGDRFDIENNKTFTFQFPDLVETEPVSFNIQTASTAEVSTSLDVSINSQDVSTLIFSPITDSNLAIPASYAQDVNVNSSTITVNLNYNNSGNPSSMAYLDYIAIEATRNLNFSGRQLTFKNNDVSRENGIGQYDITNTSQVSEIWDVTDVYNVTNFVNTDNSNTLSFTSNLGSEKSYALVTPSDYYQAFLGERTRVSNQNLKGTIFQNQQGEFEDIDYLIVAPQNMLNQAERLAQINRNYNNLNVKVVSLSQIYSEFSTSNPDIGAIRNLVKYIYDNASSSEHRIKYLCLFGDASFDYKNRIENNTNIVPSWHAYNSFNLTNSFVSDDFYGMMGDNEGTMATSDKLDIAVGRILADTPQRARILVDKIETYYKEASFGRWRNNFVVLSDDIDEEWESVLQETTDGIANTITEEHPFLNPIKIHMDAYQQESTAGGDSYPTVNTALLNAIENGALVINYFGHGGEDGLAHERIFQKPDSQSLNNICKLNCFVTVTCEYTRFDNPLRPTAGEFTYWNENGGAVGLISTTRQIFVNVGITFNNVLEEYLFSFNDDDEYQDYEFPSMAEALRLTKNHPNISGIGQRRLVFFIGDPAMKLAFPKPNVRLTAVNDVPLNQGIDVLKALDRVKISGEVTDVSGNVLSNYNGVLSTTIFDKKIERETLGNDGTRSGGQLIIMPFETLGETLFRGQASITNGQFEFEFVMPRDIGINEGYGKVSFYAKQDEQLNDQSGAAVNTILIGGINNEAPEDNNGPIINLFMNDESFVSGGITNESPSLLVKLEDDNGINTASGIGHDIVAIIDGDETNPFVLNDYYETELDNFQRGIVNYPFRNLDPGLHTLTLKAWDVYNNSSTSEIQFVVQNENQQLVIDNVLNYPNPFVNYTEFWFNHNSSSPLNVSVQIFTVSGKLVRTLNSQTNSSNCCNNGTSSLSRDIIWDGRDDFGDKIGKGVYVYKLKVHSPSLNKTVEKIEKLVIL; via the coding sequence ATGAAAAAGAAATTAATACTTTTTGTTTTTTTAGTTAGTACTTATGTTCATGCGCAACAAAAGCAGTTTGAAATTCAGTGGGATGGGTATCAAACATTGTTTACTAGTAGTTATAAAGTAGAAGTACCTTTTTTTAATAAAGAGAACTTTAATTACAATGCTATTGATGGGTTACAATTTATAACGCAGTGGCAAAGTGGATTTATAAATGAAGCCTCTGTTTCGGTTGATAATGTTACTTATGAAACCATTTCGAGAGCGCAATTAAAAGATGTCGATGTTAGTACTATTCCTAATAATTTAAGATTTTCAGCAAAAAATACAGAGGCTCGTGGGGTTTCTGGCGTAGAGTTTAAGTTGTCACCGATAATAAAATTGAATAATAATTCTTTTAAGAGAGTAACTTCTTTTACGGTAGATTACAATTTGGGTAGTTATAATAGAAATGCTAGTAACAGGCAAAATATTGATGACTCTGCTTTAAGTACTGGACAATGGTTTAAGTTTTATATCGATAAAACGGGGGTGTTTAGATTATCGAAAAGTTTTCTGTCAAACTTAGGTGTTAATGTTAACGATATTGATCCAAGAACTATAAAACTGTATGGTAATGGCGGTAATATGATTCCTTACTCCAATGCATTACCTCAGTCCTACGATGTTCGTGAAAATGCCATTAGAGTGGTTGGAGAAAGCGATGGCGTTTTTAATGATAATGACTATATTTTATTTTATGGTCAAGGGCCAAAATCCTGGGATGTTGAAAAAGGCACACACGTAAACTGTTATACTAATAGAACTTATTACTATATTAATATAAGTCCAGGTTTGGGGAAACGTATTCAGCCTTTTATTCAACCTACAGGAAATGTAGATATGGTAATAAATACATTTCATGACTATCAATTTCATGAAAGCGATGAGTTTAATTTAGTAAGAGTAGGAAGACGTTGGTTTGGGGACCGTTTTGATATTGAGAATAATAAAACATTCACATTTCAATTTCCTGATCTTGTTGAAACAGAGCCTGTAAGTTTTAATATACAAACAGCATCAACAGCAGAGGTTTCTACAAGTTTAGATGTTTCTATTAACTCTCAAGATGTTTCTACATTAATATTTTCACCTATTACCGATTCTAATTTAGCTATTCCAGCTAGTTATGCACAAGATGTTAATGTTAATTCATCCACAATTACAGTTAATTTAAATTATAATAATAGTGGGAATCCAAGTTCTATGGCCTATTTAGATTATATTGCTATAGAAGCTACCAGGAATCTTAACTTTTCTGGAAGACAACTTACATTTAAAAACAATGATGTTAGTCGTGAAAATGGGATTGGACAATATGATATTACCAATACGTCACAAGTATCAGAAATTTGGGATGTAACAGATGTTTATAACGTTACTAATTTTGTTAATACAGATAATAGTAATACACTAAGTTTTACGTCCAATTTAGGGAGTGAAAAAAGCTACGCGCTTGTCACGCCTTCCGATTATTACCAAGCATTTTTAGGTGAGCGTACACGAGTGAGTAATCAAAACTTAAAAGGCACAATTTTTCAAAACCAACAAGGCGAATTTGAAGATATTGATTACCTTATAGTTGCTCCTCAAAATATGCTTAATCAAGCCGAACGATTAGCGCAAATTAATCGCAATTACAACAACTTAAATGTTAAAGTAGTCTCTTTAAGTCAAATCTATTCAGAATTTAGTACAAGTAACCCAGATATTGGAGCTATAAGAAACCTTGTAAAATATATTTATGATAACGCAAGTTCCTCAGAACATAGAATTAAATATTTATGCTTATTTGGCGATGCATCATTTGATTATAAAAACAGAATAGAAAATAATACAAACATAGTGCCTTCTTGGCATGCGTACAATAGTTTTAACTTAACCAATTCCTTTGTGTCTGATGATTTTTATGGTATGATGGGGGATAATGAAGGAACCATGGCGACTTCAGATAAACTAGATATTGCTGTAGGAAGAATTTTAGCAGATACACCACAACGTGCGAGAATTTTAGTTGATAAAATAGAGACTTATTACAAAGAAGCTTCTTTTGGTAGATGGCGAAATAATTTTGTCGTCTTATCAGACGATATAGATGAAGAATGGGAAAGTGTCTTGCAAGAAACCACAGATGGGATTGCAAATACCATTACTGAGGAACACCCGTTTTTAAACCCCATAAAGATTCATATGGATGCTTATCAGCAAGAGTCTACAGCAGGTGGAGATAGTTACCCTACTGTAAATACAGCTCTATTAAATGCAATTGAAAATGGCGCTTTAGTAATTAATTACTTTGGCCATGGTGGGGAAGACGGATTAGCACACGAACGTATTTTTCAAAAACCAGATTCACAAAGCTTAAATAATATTTGCAAACTTAATTGTTTTGTAACGGTAACCTGCGAATATACTCGTTTTGATAACCCGTTACGTCCAACAGCAGGCGAGTTTACTTATTGGAATGAAAATGGAGGTGCCGTTGGATTAATCTCAACAACACGTCAAATATTTGTAAATGTTGGTATTACATTTAATAATGTTTTAGAAGAATATCTATTTTCATTTAATGACGACGATGAATATCAAGATTATGAGTTTCCCTCAATGGCAGAGGCTTTAAGGCTAACCAAAAACCATCCTAATATCTCAGGTATTGGGCAAAGACGTTTAGTGTTTTTTATAGGTGATCCAGCCATGAAATTAGCGTTTCCTAAGCCTAATGTAAGATTAACCGCTGTTAACGATGTGCCTTTAAACCAAGGAATTGATGTGCTAAAAGCACTTGATAGAGTAAAAATTTCTGGCGAAGTTACTGATGTTTCAGGCAATGTGCTTTCAAATTATAATGGCGTGCTTTCTACAACTATTTTCGATAAAAAAATTGAACGTGAAACCTTAGGGAATGATGGAACGCGTTCCGGCGGTCAGCTTATAATTATGCCTTTTGAAACCTTAGGAGAAACACTCTTTAGAGGACAAGCTTCCATAACCAACGGGCAGTTTGAATTCGAATTCGTCATGCCTAGAGATATTGGTATAAACGAAGGTTACGGTAAAGTTAGTTTTTATGCAAAACAAGACGAGCAATTAAACGACCAATCTGGTGCCGCTGTAAATACCATTTTAATAGGGGGTATTAATAACGAAGCTCCAGAAGACAACAATGGCCCCATTATAAACCTGTTTATGAATGACGAAAGTTTTGTCTCAGGAGGCATAACTAACGAGTCTCCAAGTTTATTAGTGAAATTGGAAGATGATAATGGTATTAATACAGCAAGTGGCATTGGACATGATATTGTAGCAATAATCGATGGCGATGAAACCAATCCGTTTGTGTTAAACGATTACTACGAAACCGAGCTAGATAACTTTCAAAGAGGAATTGTAAATTACCCTTTTCGTAACTTAGACCCAGGCTTACATACATTAACATTAAAAGCTTGGGATGTTTATAATAATTCTTCCACCTCCGAAATCCAATTTGTGGTACAGAACGAAAATCAGCAACTTGTTATCGATAATGTATTGAATTATCCAAATCCTTTTGTTAATTACACCGAATTTTGGTTTAACCACAATAGTTCATCGCCGTTAAACGTTTCAGTACAAATATTTACGGTTTCAGGGAAATTAGTAAGAACTTTAAACAGTCAAACTAATTCCTCTAATTGTTGCAATAATGGAACATCGTCCTTGTCAAGAGACATTATTTGGGATGGTCGAGACGATTTTGGCGATAAAATAGGAAAAGGCGTGTATGTATATAAATTAAAAGTACATTCCCCATCATTAAATAAAACCGTAGAGAAAATAGAGAAACTTGTTATCCTTTAA
- the porV gene encoding type IX secretion system outer membrane channel protein PorV, whose product MKKYILALSALYFGVQIQAQAQTVTIPDAQDSRVITTGLPFVLIAADARAAGMGDMGVATSVDAFSQQWNPAKYAFSETKQGVGVSYTPYLSKLVDDIFLGGLTYFNRLNERSAFGASFRYFSLGEIEFVQDENSTPLAMNPNEFTLDVSYALKLSEQFSMAVAMRFLHSDLKLPGYSGDPEPASTFGVDISGYYQSEEEAYANFNGRTRLGFAIQNIGPKFKYDAQGQENFQPTTLRLGGGFDFILDQYNTVAVTAEVTKLLVPTPPKYGTEYEYTDNNGNGVYDPENGTDETDTDELGAIVTPSVIMDGQDPDVGFFQGMFQSFGDAPGGFSEEMKEWTWALGAEYRYQDSFAFRAGYFNESEEKGARKFFALGAGFKYNVVGVDLSYLFSASKVQSPLENTLRFTLSFNIDRNAYQEY is encoded by the coding sequence ATGAAAAAATACATTCTTGCCCTATCTGCTTTATATTTTGGAGTGCAAATACAGGCACAAGCACAAACAGTTACAATTCCAGATGCACAAGATTCCCGCGTTATAACCACAGGATTGCCGTTTGTGTTAATTGCGGCTGATGCCAGAGCAGCAGGTATGGGAGATATGGGAGTGGCAACATCCGTAGATGCCTTTTCCCAACAATGGAACCCAGCAAAATATGCCTTTTCCGAGACTAAACAAGGTGTTGGGGTAAGTTATACCCCGTATTTAAGTAAGTTAGTAGATGATATATTTCTGGGAGGATTAACGTACTTTAATCGTTTAAATGAACGAAGTGCTTTTGGAGCTAGTTTTAGGTACTTTTCATTAGGAGAAATTGAATTTGTACAAGATGAAAATAGTACACCACTGGCTATGAACCCTAACGAGTTTACCTTGGATGTATCGTATGCTTTAAAATTAAGCGAGCAGTTCTCTATGGCGGTTGCCATGCGTTTTTTACATTCCGATTTAAAATTACCTGGTTATTCTGGCGATCCAGAACCAGCGAGTACATTTGGTGTAGATATTTCAGGATATTACCAAAGCGAAGAAGAAGCTTATGCTAATTTTAATGGGCGAACGCGTTTAGGCTTTGCTATACAAAACATAGGCCCAAAATTTAAATACGATGCTCAAGGTCAAGAAAACTTTCAACCAACAACCTTACGTTTAGGTGGTGGATTCGATTTTATTTTAGACCAATACAATACCGTTGCTGTAACTGCTGAAGTAACAAAATTATTAGTGCCAACACCACCTAAATACGGGACAGAATATGAATATACCGATAATAATGGCAATGGTGTTTACGATCCAGAAAATGGTACAGATGAAACCGATACAGATGAATTAGGAGCTATTGTGACGCCTTCTGTAATTATGGATGGCCAAGATCCAGACGTAGGCTTTTTTCAAGGAATGTTCCAATCGTTTGGCGATGCGCCAGGTGGATTTAGCGAAGAAATGAAAGAATGGACTTGGGCTTTAGGAGCCGAGTACCGTTACCAAGATTCGTTTGCCTTTAGAGCAGGGTATTTCAATGAATCCGAAGAAAAAGGTGCGCGTAAGTTTTTTGCTCTAGGCGCAGGATTTAAATACAATGTTGTTGGGGTAGATTTATCTTATTTATTCTCAGCATCAAAAGTGCAAAGTCCTTTAGAAAATACGTTACGCTTTACGTTGTCGTTTAACATCGATAGAAATGCGTACCAAGAATATTAA
- the pdhA gene encoding pyruvate dehydrogenase (acetyl-transferring) E1 component subunit alpha → MQKVTKETYLKWYEDMLFWRKFEDKLAAVYIQQKVRGFLHLYNGQEAVLAGALHAMDLTKDKMITAYRNHVQPIGMGVDPKRVMAELYGKSTGTSHGLGGSMHIFSKEHGFYGGHGIVGGQIPLGAGLAFGDKYKGNDAVTICCFGDGAARQGSLHESFNLAMLWKLPVVFVCENNGYAMGTSVERTANHTDVWKLGLGYEMPCGPVDGMNPVKVAEAFDEAIQRARRGEGPTFLELKTYRYRGHSMSDAQHYRTKEEVEEYKKIDPITQVKDIILEKNYATEDDIKTIDKRVKDLVKECEKFAEESPYPDKNVMYDVVYEQEDYPFLQHKL, encoded by the coding sequence ATGCAAAAAGTAACTAAAGAAACATATCTAAAGTGGTACGAAGATATGTTGTTTTGGCGCAAGTTTGAAGACAAACTAGCCGCAGTGTATATTCAACAAAAAGTTAGAGGTTTTCTTCACTTGTATAATGGTCAAGAAGCTGTATTAGCAGGTGCTTTACACGCTATGGATTTAACCAAAGACAAAATGATAACCGCTTATCGTAATCACGTACAACCTATTGGTATGGGCGTTGATCCTAAAAGAGTCATGGCAGAGCTGTATGGTAAATCTACAGGAACATCGCATGGCCTTGGTGGTTCCATGCATATCTTTTCTAAGGAACACGGGTTTTATGGAGGCCATGGTATCGTAGGAGGCCAAATTCCTTTAGGTGCTGGACTTGCATTTGGCGATAAATATAAAGGCAACGACGCTGTAACTATTTGTTGCTTTGGCGATGGTGCTGCAAGACAAGGTTCGTTACACGAATCATTCAACTTAGCAATGCTTTGGAAGTTACCAGTAGTATTTGTTTGTGAAAATAATGGTTACGCTATGGGAACTTCAGTAGAGCGTACAGCTAATCATACCGATGTTTGGAAACTAGGTTTAGGTTATGAAATGCCTTGTGGTCCAGTAGATGGTATGAATCCAGTAAAAGTAGCCGAAGCATTTGATGAAGCAATTCAACGTGCTAGACGAGGTGAAGGACCAACATTTTTAGAATTAAAAACGTATCGTTATAGAGGACACTCAATGAGTGATGCACAGCATTACCGTACAAAAGAAGAAGTAGAAGAGTACAAGAAAATAGATCCTATTACACAAGTAAAAGATATTATTCTTGAAAAAAACTATGCTACCGAAGATGATATAAAAACCATTGACAAGCGTGTTAAAGATTTAGTGAAAGAATGTGAGAAGTTTGCAGAAGAATCACCATATCCAGACAAAAACGTGATGTACGATGTCGTTTACGAACAAGAAGACTATCCATTTTTACAACATAAACTATAA